One part of the Flavobacterium johnsoniae UW101 genome encodes these proteins:
- the pelA gene encoding pectate lyase has translation MIQLKKIILLFSIALSFSIQAQNTYKNWSDIIRKSDASWFGSDEAKKIAENVLLYQRDIGGWPKNIQMQNELTPAQKKDLLEIKKTTKETTTDNGATTQEMLFMSKMYAQVKDERYKESFLKGLNYLLEAQYANGGWPQFYPLKKGYYTHITYNDDSMINIMNVIKAVADETDYYSIKPSKDIVEKSKKAFDKGIDCILKTQYKQNGILTAWCAQHDEVTFAPANARAFELASLSGYESTKIVLLLMAVEKPSREIVIAVKSAVEWFEKTKITNLEEKRVLNDAGKVVDKKMIPAVNAGPIWARFMDLETNEPFFCDRDGIKKKSIDQIGAERRNGYSWYTDAPKEVLKKFPDWAVKNGTKVSASEKKNVSLITVAQDGSGDFTKIQDAVYACPAFPYEKVTIYVKNGVYNEKVRIPEWNNNVILKGESKENTIITFDDNFSKINLGRNSTFYTSTLLVEGDDFSASNLTLKNASGDKGQAIALSVTGTRAKISNCTILGNQDTLYLSGKNAKQYFKDCYIEGTTDFIFGGATALFENCIIHSIKSSYVTAASTPEGVDFGFVFKNCKLTAETAANAVYLGRPWRIYAKTAFINCELGKQIKPEGWENWSKPDAEKNTFYAEYNNSGEGFQPKKRVTWSHQLTKKEADKYSIENILKDTVANWYSN, from the coding sequence ATGATTCAGTTAAAAAAAATCATATTACTTTTTAGTATTGCTTTGAGTTTTAGCATCCAGGCACAGAATACATATAAAAACTGGTCGGATATAATTCGTAAAAGTGATGCATCATGGTTTGGCAGTGATGAAGCTAAAAAGATTGCCGAAAATGTACTGCTTTATCAAAGAGATATTGGCGGATGGCCAAAAAACATTCAAATGCAGAATGAACTGACTCCTGCGCAAAAAAAGGATCTGCTTGAAATTAAAAAGACCACAAAGGAAACCACAACAGACAACGGAGCAACGACTCAGGAAATGCTCTTTATGTCTAAAATGTATGCTCAGGTAAAAGACGAGCGATATAAAGAATCATTTTTAAAAGGATTAAATTATTTGCTCGAAGCACAATATGCAAATGGAGGCTGGCCTCAGTTTTATCCATTAAAAAAAGGATATTATACACACATTACTTATAATGATGATTCGATGATCAATATAATGAATGTGATAAAAGCTGTTGCAGACGAAACTGATTATTACAGTATAAAACCTTCAAAAGATATTGTAGAAAAGAGTAAAAAAGCTTTTGACAAAGGAATTGACTGTATTTTAAAAACACAATACAAGCAAAATGGTATTTTAACAGCGTGGTGTGCGCAGCATGATGAAGTTACTTTTGCCCCGGCAAATGCAAGAGCTTTTGAACTGGCGTCCTTAAGCGGTTACGAATCAACAAAAATTGTTTTGCTGTTAATGGCTGTCGAAAAACCTTCACGAGAAATAGTCATCGCTGTAAAAAGTGCTGTTGAATGGTTCGAAAAAACTAAAATTACCAATTTAGAAGAAAAAAGAGTTTTAAACGATGCAGGAAAAGTTGTAGACAAAAAAATGATTCCTGCTGTAAATGCGGGACCAATTTGGGCTCGGTTTATGGATTTAGAAACTAACGAACCTTTTTTCTGTGATCGTGACGGCATTAAAAAGAAGTCAATAGATCAAATTGGCGCCGAAAGACGAAACGGTTATTCATGGTATACAGACGCGCCAAAAGAAGTCTTAAAGAAATTTCCAGACTGGGCAGTTAAAAATGGTACAAAAGTTTCAGCTTCTGAAAAGAAAAATGTCAGTCTAATTACAGTTGCTCAGGATGGATCAGGAGATTTTACTAAAATACAAGATGCAGTGTATGCCTGTCCGGCATTTCCTTATGAGAAAGTCACAATTTATGTGAAAAACGGAGTTTACAATGAAAAAGTCCGAATTCCGGAATGGAATAATAATGTGATTTTAAAAGGCGAAAGCAAAGAGAATACTATCATTACTTTTGATGATAATTTTTCAAAAATCAATTTAGGACGAAACAGTACTTTTTATACATCAACGCTTTTAGTAGAAGGAGATGATTTTTCAGCATCTAACTTAACTCTCAAAAATGCTTCAGGCGATAAAGGACAAGCAATAGCCTTATCTGTTACCGGAACTCGCGCTAAAATTTCCAACTGTACTATTTTAGGAAATCAGGATACCTTATACTTATCAGGAAAAAATGCAAAGCAGTACTTTAAAGACTGCTATATAGAAGGTACAACCGATTTTATCTTTGGAGGTGCTACAGCCTTATTTGAAAATTGTATCATTCACAGTATTAAAAGTTCGTATGTTACAGCAGCTTCAACTCCTGAAGGAGTAGATTTCGGTTTTGTTTTTAAGAACTGTAAACTAACCGCTGAAACTGCAGCAAATGCAGTCTATCTAGGACGACCATGGCGCATTTATGCTAAAACAGCTTTTATAAACTGCGAATTAGGTAAACAAATTAAACCTGAAGGCTGGGAAAACTGGTCAAAACCAGATGCAGAGAAAAATACCTTTTATGCCGAATATAATAACAGCGGAGAAGGATTTCAGCCAAAGAAAAGAGTAACATGGTCACATCAGCTTACCAAAAAGGAAGCCGATAAATATTCAATAGAAAATATCTTAAAAGATACAGTGGCAAATTGGTATTCTAATTAA
- a CDS encoding rhamnogalacturonan acetylesterase, giving the protein MANKKDPDRNPEHGWAQVLQSFFNDDIIVVNKAVNGRSTKSFINEKRWDSIYKKLKKGDYVFIEFGHNDEKIEDSTRYTNPHTTYRYNLIRFVKESREKGAIPVLLTSIARRNFNEKGVLVPTHGDYPLETRLTAQEYKVPFIDLEYYTELLEQSYGPEKSKKLHLHFKAAENPYYDKDKADDTHLSLEGAKAIAQIVINRIKAEEDPSLSRLKKGIK; this is encoded by the coding sequence ATGGCCAATAAGAAAGATCCGGATCGAAATCCAGAACACGGATGGGCTCAAGTATTGCAGTCTTTCTTTAATGATGATATTATAGTAGTAAACAAAGCCGTAAATGGCAGAAGTACCAAAAGCTTTATAAATGAAAAGCGCTGGGACTCTATTTATAAAAAACTGAAAAAAGGAGATTACGTATTTATAGAATTTGGGCATAACGATGAAAAAATAGAAGACTCAACCCGTTATACCAATCCACATACTACATATAGGTATAATTTGATTCGTTTTGTAAAAGAAAGTCGTGAAAAAGGAGCCATTCCGGTTTTGCTTACATCTATTGCCAGACGTAATTTTAATGAAAAAGGAGTTTTAGTTCCTACTCATGGCGATTATCCGCTTGAAACACGTTTAACTGCACAAGAATATAAAGTACCTTTTATAGATTTAGAATACTATACAGAATTGTTAGAACAATCTTATGGTCCGGAAAAATCAAAAAAACTGCATCTTCATTTTAAAGCAGCAGAGAATCCATATTATGATAAAGACAAAGCAGATGATACACATCTTTCTTTAGAAGGGGCAAAAGCAATAGCACAAATTGTAATCAATAGGATTAAAGCGGAAGAAGATCCGTCTCTTTCAAGGCTTAAAAAGGGAATCAAATAG
- a CDS encoding glycoside hydrolase family 28 protein yields the protein MKYLLLLLISYVSFAQQNNFPRAKADSIISRIQPPVFSAYQVNVLKLGAKGDSITNNKAVFDKAMALCKKKGGGTIIVPKGIYKINGPIHFVSNVNLKIEKGAKIKFSDNPQDYPLVLTSWEGTMLYNYSPLIYAVDCTNIAITGVGIIDGEGGKIWKSFKAKEGAGKNLSREMNHNNVPVSDRKFGEGYFLRPQMIQFLNCKNILVENVRIENSPFWCLHLLKSQNITVRGISYKSLNYNNDGIDPEYAKDVLIENVTFDNGDDNVAIKAGRDHEGRANTASPSENIVIRNCNFKGLHGVVIGSEMSAGVQNVFVENCKTAGYLKRGIYLKTNADRGGYIKNVFVQNLQLDEVEDCLYITANYHGEGEGYQSDISNIHFSNITCNRASESGIVIQGFSDKKIRSISLNNIDIKEAKNALSNENAENVIMTDVFIGKRATVPTAVSKH from the coding sequence ATGAAATATTTACTTCTATTATTAATTTCCTATGTTTCATTTGCTCAGCAAAATAATTTTCCAAGAGCAAAAGCCGATTCAATAATAAGCAGAATTCAGCCTCCTGTATTTTCTGCTTATCAGGTTAATGTTTTAAAATTAGGAGCAAAAGGAGATTCTATTACAAATAACAAAGCTGTTTTTGATAAAGCAATGGCTTTATGTAAAAAGAAAGGCGGAGGAACTATTATAGTACCAAAAGGAATTTATAAAATAAATGGCCCTATCCATTTTGTAAGCAATGTAAATCTGAAAATTGAAAAAGGAGCCAAGATAAAATTCAGCGACAACCCTCAGGATTATCCTTTAGTATTGACAAGCTGGGAAGGTACAATGCTTTATAATTACAGTCCGTTGATTTATGCAGTTGATTGTACCAATATCGCTATAACAGGAGTAGGAATAATTGACGGCGAGGGAGGAAAAATATGGAAAAGTTTCAAAGCTAAAGAAGGAGCAGGTAAAAACCTGAGCAGGGAAATGAATCATAATAATGTTCCTGTAAGCGACAGAAAGTTTGGAGAAGGTTACTTTTTGCGTCCGCAGATGATCCAGTTTTTAAATTGCAAAAATATATTAGTAGAAAATGTTAGAATTGAAAACTCGCCATTTTGGTGTCTGCACCTTTTAAAATCACAAAACATAACGGTTCGAGGCATCAGTTATAAATCATTAAACTATAATAATGACGGAATTGATCCTGAATATGCAAAAGATGTTTTAATCGAAAATGTGACTTTTGACAATGGCGACGACAATGTGGCTATAAAAGCCGGACGAGATCATGAAGGAAGAGCTAATACTGCATCGCCAAGCGAGAATATCGTAATTAGGAACTGTAACTTTAAAGGACTGCACGGAGTTGTCATTGGCAGTGAAATGTCAGCAGGAGTACAAAATGTGTTTGTTGAAAACTGTAAAACCGCCGGCTATTTAAAAAGAGGAATTTATTTAAAGACCAATGCAGACAGAGGAGGTTACATCAAAAATGTGTTTGTTCAAAATTTACAATTAGATGAAGTCGAAGATTGTCTTTATATAACAGCCAATTATCATGGAGAAGGTGAAGGTTATCAGTCTGATATTTCAAATATCCATTTTTCAAATATTACATGTAATAGAGCATCAGAATCAGGAATTGTCATTCAGGGATTCTCCGATAAAAAAATCAGAAGCATATCCTTAAATAATATAGATATAAAAGAAGCAAAAAATGCCTTGTCAAATGAAAATGCAGAAAATGTAATAATGACTGATGTTTTTATAGGTAAAAGAGCAACTGTGCCAACGGCGGTTTCAAAACATTAA
- a CDS encoding glycoside hydrolase family 43 protein, producing the protein MKNIKIVILLLSVFSFQKNTAQAWTPDNGDGTYTNPIIHADYSDPDVVRVGDDFYMTASSFNCIPGLPILHSKDLVNWKILSYALPKQPPFDTYDKVQHGNGVWAPCITYHNNEFYIYYPDPDFGIYMIKSKKAEGPWSEPLLVKAGKGLIDPSPLWDDDGKAYLVHAFAGSRAQIKSLIVVCSMNAEGTIANNDEVMVIDGHDGEGTIEGPKFYKRNNYYYIFAPAGGVPTGWQTILRSKNVFGPYEKKKVLEQGSTKINGPHQGAWVQTQTGEDWFIHFQDKGAYGRIVHLQPMKWEKDWPVMGQDFDKNGIGEPVTTYKKPNVGKKYPIENPAASDEFNEPKLGLQWQWQANSQINWGFPTSMGYLNLFCMTTIKDSRRIFEAPNLLLQKFPAEEFSATAKLTFNTRLNGESTGLIIMGLDYSYLCFKNDNGKLYLNQKTGTFNKTVSETETKPVLISSNTIYLKVKVKKGGICSFFYSLDNKNYQPIGNDFTSTEGKWIGAKMGLFALSEKVTNDSGNVAVDWFRVTK; encoded by the coding sequence ATGAAAAATATAAAAATCGTTATTCTTCTCCTTTCCGTTTTTTCTTTTCAAAAAAATACGGCACAAGCCTGGACACCGGATAATGGAGACGGAACTTACACAAATCCTATTATTCATGCCGATTATTCAGATCCAGATGTTGTAAGGGTTGGAGATGATTTTTATATGACAGCATCTTCTTTTAACTGTATTCCCGGACTGCCGATCCTGCATTCTAAAGATTTGGTAAATTGGAAAATTCTAAGTTATGCACTGCCAAAACAGCCTCCGTTTGATACTTATGATAAAGTACAGCACGGAAATGGCGTTTGGGCACCTTGCATAACCTATCATAACAATGAATTTTATATCTATTATCCAGATCCTGATTTTGGTATTTACATGATAAAATCAAAAAAGGCCGAAGGTCCATGGTCAGAACCTCTTTTAGTAAAAGCAGGAAAAGGACTTATAGATCCGAGTCCGCTTTGGGATGATGACGGAAAAGCCTATTTAGTACATGCATTTGCAGGAAGCCGTGCACAGATTAAAAGTTTAATTGTAGTATGCAGTATGAATGCCGAAGGAACAATTGCGAATAACGATGAAGTTATGGTAATTGACGGACATGACGGCGAAGGCACAATCGAAGGCCCGAAATTCTACAAAAGAAACAATTACTATTATATTTTTGCTCCGGCAGGAGGAGTGCCTACAGGCTGGCAGACGATTTTAAGATCGAAGAATGTTTTTGGTCCTTATGAAAAGAAAAAAGTTTTAGAACAGGGATCAACCAAAATAAACGGCCCGCACCAAGGAGCTTGGGTACAGACACAAACTGGAGAAGACTGGTTTATTCACTTTCAGGATAAAGGCGCTTACGGACGAATTGTGCATTTACAACCTATGAAATGGGAAAAAGACTGGCCGGTTATGGGACAGGATTTTGACAAAAATGGAATAGGTGAACCAGTTACAACTTATAAAAAACCAAATGTTGGCAAAAAATATCCAATTGAAAATCCGGCTGCATCAGATGAATTTAATGAGCCAAAATTAGGATTGCAATGGCAGTGGCAGGCAAATTCTCAAATAAACTGGGGTTTCCCTACAAGTATGGGCTATTTGAATTTGTTTTGCATGACAACTATTAAAGACAGCAGACGAATTTTTGAAGCTCCAAATTTATTATTGCAGAAATTCCCTGCTGAAGAATTTTCGGCGACAGCCAAATTAACTTTTAATACAAGGCTCAACGGAGAATCGACGGGACTAATTATAATGGGATTGGATTATAGTTATTTGTGTTTTAAAAACGATAACGGTAAATTATATCTAAATCAAAAAACGGGAACTTTTAATAAAACGGTTTCAGAAACCGAAACAAAACCGGTTTTGATTTCCAGCAATACAATTTATTTGAAAGTGAAAGTTAAAAAAGGCGGCATCTGCAGTTTCTTTTACAGCTTAGACAATAAAAACTATCAGCCTATTGGAAATGATTTTACTTCAACCGAAGGAAAATGGATTGGTGCTAAAATGGGACTTTTTGCTTTAAGCGAAAAAGTAACAAACGATTCTGGAAATGTGGCCGTTGATTGGTTTAGGGTAACGAAATAA
- a CDS encoding glycoside hydrolase family 88/105 protein — protein sequence MIKKSHFSFAQIMLISMMLFSLNALLAQSSNTISKDLKWSERMALSVIKRAPQAWQVDNNEKPKWDYKLGLLMTSFEKLYQKTNNPVYADYIKAYGETVINPLGEIMNYKLEDYNIDYVNPGKFLFDLYKRTNDNRYLTALQTLRKQLETHPRTNSGGFWHKKIYPYQMWLDGLYMGTPFYARYTVEFDNGKDLDDVAKQFEQIHLHTLDKNTGLLFHAWDESKQMPWANKETGVSPNFWSRSIGWYMMALVDVLDYMPKEHPKRKELIQYLNDISKAVAKYQDKSGLWYQVTDAGNKEGNYLEASGSEMFVYAFAKGVNKGYLPAKYKKLAKKGFNGITEKLIKVDADGEIHITQVCASAGLGGNPYRDGSFEYYIKEKIKIDNSHGLGPFILAALEVEK from the coding sequence ATGATAAAGAAAAGCCATTTTAGTTTTGCCCAAATCATGCTTATAAGTATGATGCTGTTTTCATTGAATGCACTTTTGGCACAATCCTCAAATACCATTTCAAAAGATTTAAAATGGTCAGAGCGAATGGCACTTTCTGTTATCAAACGTGCTCCGCAGGCCTGGCAGGTCGACAATAACGAAAAACCAAAATGGGATTATAAATTAGGTCTTTTGATGACTTCTTTTGAAAAACTGTATCAAAAAACAAATAATCCTGTTTATGCAGATTACATCAAAGCATACGGAGAAACAGTAATTAATCCTTTGGGAGAAATTATGAATTACAAACTTGAAGATTATAATATCGATTATGTAAATCCGGGTAAGTTTTTGTTTGATCTTTATAAAAGAACAAACGACAATCGTTATTTAACAGCATTACAGACTTTAAGAAAGCAATTAGAAACCCATCCAAGAACAAATTCAGGAGGATTTTGGCATAAAAAAATATACCCGTATCAAATGTGGCTTGACGGTTTGTATATGGGAACGCCTTTCTATGCACGCTACACAGTAGAATTTGATAATGGAAAAGATTTAGATGATGTTGCTAAACAATTCGAACAAATACATCTGCATACGCTCGATAAAAATACCGGACTGCTTTTTCATGCCTGGGATGAAAGCAAACAGATGCCGTGGGCGAATAAAGAAACGGGAGTTTCACCCAATTTCTGGTCACGTTCTATTGGCTGGTATATGATGGCTTTGGTTGATGTTTTGGATTACATGCCAAAAGAACATCCAAAAAGAAAAGAACTCATTCAGTATCTAAATGATATTTCAAAAGCTGTGGCAAAATATCAGGACAAATCAGGATTGTGGTATCAGGTTACAGATGCGGGAAATAAAGAAGGAAATTACCTTGAAGCTTCGGGATCTGAAATGTTTGTTTACGCTTTCGCGAAAGGAGTAAACAAAGGATATTTACCGGCAAAGTATAAAAAATTAGCTAAAAAAGGTTTTAATGGCATAACTGAAAAACTAATAAAAGTTGATGCAGACGGTGAAATTCATATTACACAGGTTTGTGCCAGTGCAGGTTTAGGAGGAAATCCATACCGAGACGGTTCTTTTGAATATTATATTAAGGAAAAAATAAAAATAGACAACTCACACGGATTAGGGCCTTTTATTCTGGCCGCATTAGAAGTAGAAAAATAG
- a CDS encoding glycoside hydrolase family 88/105 protein, producing MKNSRKHSFMSVLLVCVMALTGCKVTSQETAKKEIVISKDMKWSDKMALTLMKRHPESYMLDDAKKPKWDYVHALVLHSIEELNKKNPDPRYKAYIRGYVDELVQEDGTIKTYELDKYNIDLVVPGRLLFAIYAETKQDKYLKAMQLVRQQLTEQPRTASGGFWHKQIYPNQMWLDGLYMGEPFYAEYTAAFENGKSFDDIAKQFELIQLHATDPKTGLLYHGWDESKAMPWANKETGNSPNFWSRALGWYVMALVDVLDYFPKDHPKRPELIKYLNNASAALAKYQDKSGLWYQVTDKGGEKGNYLEASGSAMFAYAFAKGANKGYLPSKYKKLANKAFDGLTTVLIKKVDEDGGITLTNCCQVAGLGGTPYRDGSYEYYVNERKKDNDPKATGPFILAALELNR from the coding sequence ATGAAAAATAGTAGGAAACACAGTTTTATGTCGGTTTTATTAGTTTGCGTAATGGCTTTAACAGGCTGTAAAGTAACTTCACAAGAAACGGCAAAAAAAGAAATCGTTATTTCGAAAGACATGAAATGGTCAGATAAAATGGCTTTAACTTTAATGAAACGTCATCCAGAAAGCTATATGCTTGATGATGCCAAAAAGCCAAAATGGGATTATGTTCATGCCTTGGTCCTGCATTCAATTGAAGAATTAAACAAGAAAAATCCAGATCCGCGTTACAAAGCTTACATAAGAGGTTATGTAGATGAATTAGTGCAGGAAGACGGAACAATTAAAACCTACGAACTAGACAAATACAATATAGATTTAGTGGTTCCGGGACGTCTGCTTTTTGCTATTTATGCGGAAACTAAACAGGATAAATATTTAAAAGCAATGCAGCTGGTTCGCCAGCAGTTAACAGAACAGCCTCGTACTGCGAGCGGCGGTTTCTGGCACAAACAAATCTATCCAAACCAAATGTGGTTAGACGGTTTGTATATGGGAGAACCATTCTATGCAGAATATACTGCGGCATTTGAAAACGGAAAAAGTTTTGATGATATCGCAAAACAATTTGAATTAATTCAGTTGCATGCAACAGATCCAAAAACAGGATTATTATACCACGGATGGGATGAAAGCAAAGCAATGCCGTGGGCAAATAAAGAAACAGGAAATTCTCCAAATTTCTGGTCTAGAGCTTTAGGATGGTATGTAATGGCATTAGTAGATGTTTTAGATTATTTCCCAAAAGATCACCCAAAAAGACCAGAGCTGATAAAATACTTAAACAACGCATCTGCAGCTTTGGCAAAATATCAGGATAAATCTGGATTGTGGTATCAGGTTACAGACAAAGGAGGAGAAAAAGGAAATTACTTAGAAGCTTCAGGATCTGCTATGTTTGCGTATGCTTTTGCAAAAGGAGCAAACAAAGGATATTTACCATCAAAATATAAAAAACTGGCTAATAAAGCGTTTGACGGATTAACAACAGTTTTAATTAAAAAAGTAGACGAAGATGGCGGGATTACTTTAACAAACTGCTGTCAGGTTGCAGGTTTAGGAGGAACTCCATATCGTGATGGTTCTTATGAATATTATGTAAACGAAAGAAAAAAAGATAACGACCCTAAAGCAACTGGTCCTTTTATTTTGGCAGCTTTAGAATTGAATAGATAG
- a CDS encoding tetratricopeptide repeat protein, with protein sequence MKTPSSESAGVLNAIGNCYFRNKDLANAMHYLNKSEAMALKVGDSARYAKILGDKALIYEEKGNLKDAVHLLKQDIFYSQKFKIDKNEMYASILLAKILLKLKDTDKVEEILDRAGNIASSKSYYRSSLKEVIELKLSILNGRNPEKELLLRRQLKQIDEYLLSTNGNTVLQRSHWLIQKKKYENDTNKIRLELEQGERMKKIYILILILTISLSIVLYHSLNKKLKAKRIKLENDRLLFEQKLNDASSDIDAYTEYLENKNKQISILENELEVIKTTTSRHLNDEKRKLQEMLSTHLMTDENWNAFKREFINQHTDFYNAIMENFPELKESNLKIIMLQKLDFNNYEMSNLLGVTIDAVKKSKQRLKKKLGDKYDLLFEIIDYK encoded by the coding sequence ATGAAAACTCCTTCTTCAGAATCTGCTGGTGTTTTAAACGCAATTGGCAACTGTTATTTTAGAAACAAAGATTTAGCAAATGCCATGCATTATTTAAATAAATCTGAAGCAATGGCTTTAAAAGTTGGCGACAGTGCAAGATATGCAAAAATTTTAGGTGATAAAGCACTCATTTACGAAGAAAAAGGAAATCTAAAAGATGCCGTACATTTATTAAAACAAGATATTTTTTACTCTCAAAAATTTAAAATTGATAAGAATGAGATGTATGCTTCTATATTATTGGCTAAAATTCTTTTAAAACTAAAAGATACCGATAAGGTTGAAGAAATATTAGACAGGGCCGGAAATATTGCGAGTTCAAAATCTTACTACAGAAGTTCTTTAAAAGAAGTAATTGAATTAAAACTTAGTATTTTAAATGGTAGAAATCCAGAAAAAGAGCTTTTGTTAAGACGTCAGCTTAAACAAATTGATGAATATCTTCTTAGTACAAACGGCAATACCGTATTGCAAAGATCGCATTGGCTTATTCAGAAGAAGAAATATGAAAATGATACTAATAAAATCCGGCTGGAATTAGAGCAGGGAGAAAGAATGAAAAAGATTTATATTCTAATTTTAATCTTAACCATTTCATTAAGTATTGTTTTGTACCATTCTTTAAATAAAAAATTAAAAGCAAAAAGAATAAAACTTGAAAATGACAGGCTGCTTTTTGAACAAAAGCTTAACGATGCCAGTTCAGATATAGATGCGTATACAGAATATCTTGAAAATAAAAATAAACAGATTTCTATTTTAGAAAATGAGCTTGAAGTAATTAAAACTACAACTTCCAGACATTTAAATGACGAGAAAAGGAAACTTCAGGAAATGTTAAGCACTCATTTAATGACAGATGAAAATTGGAATGCATTTAAACGAGAGTTTATAAACCAGCATACCGATTTTTATAATGCGATAATGGAAAATTTTCCTGAACTAAAAGAATCCAATCTTAAAATAATAATGCTTCAAAAATTAGATTTTAATAATTATGAAATGTCTAATCTATTGGGTGTTACAATCGATGCTGTCAAAAAAAGCAAACAGCGGTTAAAGAAAAAATTAGGGGATAAGTACGATCTGTTGTTTGAAATTATAGATTATAAATAG
- a CDS encoding glycoside hydrolase family 88/105 protein produces the protein MNYKKTVFAFFLLYSIFTVGQNNENQSRIAVSAKAKWSEKTAVTILNKYPKAWQIDGTEKPKWDYKMSLTLSAFEKLYLKTKDKKYLNYIKEYADELIDANGNIAKYDIKEYNIDYVNPGKLLFNLYDVTKDNRYLTVIKQLKTQIESQPRTASGGFWHKQIYPNQMWIDGLYMAEPFYAQYTVKYENGKSLDDIAKQFELVHTYIVDRKTGLPYQAWDESKEIGWADKETGTSPTIWSRGIGWYMMALVETLDYYPKNHPKQKELVSYLNEIAKNAVQAQSPSGLWYQVADKPELQGNYLESSGSGMIIYVLAKGADKGYLNVSYKKTAQKSFDAFVKEFVKTNENNEITISNVSSNVGLGGKPFRDGTNEYYAKSKTKDNSSPALAAFLLSAVELNK, from the coding sequence ATGAACTATAAAAAAACAGTCTTTGCATTTTTCCTGTTGTACAGCATTTTTACTGTAGGTCAGAACAATGAAAATCAAAGTAGAATTGCAGTTTCGGCAAAAGCAAAATGGTCAGAAAAAACAGCTGTAACAATACTGAACAAATATCCAAAAGCCTGGCAGATCGATGGAACTGAGAAACCAAAATGGGATTATAAAATGAGCTTGACTTTGTCTGCTTTTGAAAAATTGTATTTAAAAACGAAAGACAAAAAGTATCTCAATTACATAAAAGAATATGCAGATGAACTAATTGATGCCAATGGAAATATTGCCAAATATGATATTAAAGAATACAATATCGATTATGTAAATCCGGGAAAATTGTTGTTTAATTTATATGATGTAACCAAAGACAATCGCTATTTAACGGTTATCAAACAATTAAAAACGCAGATTGAAAGCCAGCCCAGAACAGCAAGCGGCGGATTCTGGCACAAGCAGATTTATCCTAATCAAATGTGGATTGATGGTTTGTATATGGCAGAACCTTTTTATGCGCAGTATACTGTTAAGTATGAAAATGGTAAAAGTTTAGATGATATTGCAAAACAGTTTGAATTGGTTCATACTTATATAGTAGATAGAAAAACAGGACTGCCTTATCAGGCTTGGGATGAAAGTAAAGAAATTGGATGGGCTGATAAAGAAACAGGAACTTCACCAACAATATGGAGCAGAGGAATTGGCTGGTATATGATGGCCTTGGTTGAAACGCTGGATTATTATCCTAAAAATCATCCAAAACAAAAAGAATTGGTAAGTTATTTGAATGAAATAGCAAAAAACGCAGTTCAGGCACAAAGTCCGTCAGGATTATGGTATCAGGTTGCTGATAAACCGGAATTGCAGGGAAATTATTTAGAATCGTCTGGTTCAGGAATGATTATTTATGTCTTGGCAAAAGGAGCAGATAAAGGATATTTAAACGTTTCGTATAAAAAAACAGCGCAAAAATCTTTTGATGCATTTGTAAAAGAATTTGTCAAAACAAATGAAAATAATGAAATTACAATTTCAAATGTTTCATCTAACGTAGGCTTAGGCGGAAAACCATTCCGCGATGGCACAAACGAATATTATGCTAAAAGCAAAACAAAAGACAACAGTTCGCCGGCATTAGCAGCATTTTTGCTGAGTGCAGTAGAATTAAACAAGTAA